ATGAAACCGAAGCCGCGTTTTCGAGAGCGCAACGGACCACTTTCACGGGATCGATCACGCCGTCCTTCAGCAGGTCGGTGTATTCGTCGCTGTAAGCGTTGTAACCGTATGTCGTCGCTTTGTTCTGCAGAACGCGATCCAGAACGATCGCACCGTCAAGACCGGCGTTCGCCGAGATCTGACGGATGGGCTCTTCGCACGCGCGCTTGATGATCACGGCGCCGAAAGCTTCTTCTTCCGAGAACTTCGTTTTGTCGACTTTTTGAGCCGCACGCAGCAGAGCGGTACCGCCACCAGCGATGATACCTTCTTCGACCGCCGCGCGAGTTGCGTTCAACGCATCTTCCACACGAGCTTTCTTTTCTTTCATTTCGACTTCCGACGGCGCACCGACGTGGATCACCGCAACACCGCCCGACAGTTTTGCCAGACGCTCTTTCAGTTTTTCTTTGTCGTAGTCCGAAGTGGTCTCTTCAACTTGCGCTTTGATTTGCGCCACGCGAGCCGCGATGTCGGCTTTTTTGCCGGTGCCATCGATGATCGTGCAGTTGTCTTTGTCGACAACGACGCGTTTTGCGGTACCGAGGTCCGCCACGGTCGCTTGCTCAAGTTTACGGCCCATGTCTTCCGACACGAGTTTCGCGTTCGTCAGAACCGCGATGTCTTCCAGCATCGACTTACGGCGATCGCCGAAGCCCGGTGCTTTCACCGCGCAGACGTGCAGAGTGCCGCGCAGCTTGTTCACGACCAGAGTCGCGAGTGCTTCGCCTTCAACGTCTTCCGCGATCAACAGAAGCGGACGGCCCGACTTCGCGACGCCTTCCAGGATCGTGATCATGTCTTTCATCGACGAAACTTTTTTGTCGTAGACGAGAACGAAGGCGTTCTCGAGAACCGCTTCCATACGCTCAGCGTTGGTCACGAAGTAGGGCGACAGGTAACCACGGTCGAATTGCATACCTTCGACAACGGTCACTTCGGTCTTAGCGGTCTTCGATTCTTCAATCGTGATCACGCCTTCTTTACCGACTTTTTCCATGGCATCCGCCAACATCTGGCCGATTTCTTTATCGTTGTTCGCCGAGATCGTGCCGACTTGCGCGACTTCGTTCGAACCTTTCACGGGCTTCGACATCGACTTCAGTTCGTTGACGACGATTTCGACCGCTTTGTCGATACCGCGCTTCACCGCTGTGGGGTTGTTCCCCGCCGAAACGATTTTCACGCCTTCGCGGTAGATCGCTTGCGCCAGAACGGTTGCCGTTGTGGTTCCGTCACCGGCTTGGTCGTTGGTCTTCGAAGCGACTTCTTTGACCATCTGTGCGCCCATGTTTTCGAACTTGTTTTCGAGTTCGATTTCTTTCGCGACGGTCACACCGTCTTTCGTGATCAGGGGCGAACCGAAAGATTTTTCGATGACGACGTTACGGCCTTTCGGGCCAAGGGTCACGCGAACCGCGTTCGCGAGGGTGTTCACGCCTTTGAGGATCGAGGCGCGTGCATTTTCAGAAAACAGCAATTCTTTAGACATTTCGTACTCCGTGGATATTGAGCTTAAAAAATTATTGGATGATTCCGAGGATGTCTTCTTCGCGCATCATCAGGAATTCTTCGCCGTCGAGTTTCAGTTCCGTGCCCGAATATTTTCCGAACAGAACTTTGTCTCCGGCTTTCACTTCGAGGGGAAGGACTTTACCGTCTTCGGTCACGCGACCTTTTCCGGTAGCAACGATTTCGCCACGTTGGGGCTTCTCTTTCGCCGTATCGGGGATGAACAGGCCACCCGCCGTTTTTTCTTCTTCCGCCATACGACGGACCAAGATGCGATCATGTAAGGGACGCACGCCAACTTCTGCAGTTTTCGCCATTCGAATCCTCCTGTCCTGACTCTCGGACAACATAGATAGGGGGTTTTCCCCTTAAACTTGAGATCGGGCCCAATATGGACGGCCTCAAATCACAGTCAAGGTGAGTCGCGGAATTTTTCCGATCGGAGGATGGCGCGATGAGTTATCGGGCTTTCAAAGCCTTATTGAGTCTGGATTCCAAGGCGATTGCGCTTCACGGGAGTGGGCTGCGAACGCTCGATCAATTGGAAGTAGGACTCCAGGAAAAGACCCACTTCTTCGGGACTCAAGCGAGCGGCGATCTCGCCGATCCGCGGACGGACTTCTTGGCCCTTCACGTAGAGGTAAAGGTAATCACGGGTCGTCAGATCCTGCGCCACTTCCAGATTCCAGTGCTCCTGAGCGAGCT
Above is a genomic segment from Pseudobdellovibrionaceae bacterium containing:
- the groL gene encoding chaperonin GroEL (60 kDa chaperone family; promotes refolding of misfolded polypeptides especially under stressful conditions; forms two stacked rings of heptamers to form a barrel-shaped 14mer; ends can be capped by GroES; misfolded proteins enter the barrel where they are refolded when GroES binds), with the protein product MSKELLFSENARASILKGVNTLANAVRVTLGPKGRNVVIEKSFGSPLITKDGVTVAKEIELENKFENMGAQMVKEVASKTNDQAGDGTTTATVLAQAIYREGVKIVSAGNNPTAVKRGIDKAVEIVVNELKSMSKPVKGSNEVAQVGTISANNDKEIGQMLADAMEKVGKEGVITIEESKTAKTEVTVVEGMQFDRGYLSPYFVTNAERMEAVLENAFVLVYDKKVSSMKDMITILEGVAKSGRPLLLIAEDVEGEALATLVVNKLRGTLHVCAVKAPGFGDRRKSMLEDIAVLTNAKLVSEDMGRKLEQATVADLGTAKRVVVDKDNCTIIDGTGKKADIAARVAQIKAQVEETTSDYDKEKLKERLAKLSGGVAVIHVGAPSEVEMKEKKARVEDALNATRAAVEEGIIAGGGTALLRAAQKVDKTKFSEEEAFGAVIIKRACEEPIRQISANAGLDGAIVLDRVLQNKATTYGYNAYSDEYTDLLKDGVIDPVKVVRCALENAASVSSLMLTTETMIAEAPKKDDKGGGHGGGGMGGMGGMGGMGDMM
- the groES gene encoding co-chaperone GroES, whose translation is MAKTAEVGVRPLHDRILVRRMAEEEKTAGGLFIPDTAKEKPQRGEIVATGKGRVTEDGKVLPLEVKAGDKVLFGKYSGTELKLDGEEFLMMREEDILGIIQ